From a single Prionailurus bengalensis isolate Pbe53 chromosome A1, Fcat_Pben_1.1_paternal_pri, whole genome shotgun sequence genomic region:
- the CXXC5 gene encoding CXXC-type zinc finger protein 5 isoform X1 encodes MSSLGSSPQDSGGSSSSNSNGSGSSGPKAGVADKSAAVATATPASVADDAPPPERRNKSGIISEPLNKSLRRSRPLSHYSSFGGSGGSGGGGSMMGSESAEKAAAAAAAASLLANGHDLAAAMAVDKSNPTSKHKSGAVASLLSKAERATELAAEGQLTLQQFAQSTEMLKRVVQEHLPLMSEAGAGLPDMEAVAGAEALNGQSDFPYLGAFPINPGLFIMTPAGVFLAESALHMAGLAEYPMQGELASAISSGKKKRKRCGMCAPCRRRINCEQCSSCRNRKTGHQICKFRKCEELKKKPSAALEKVMLPTGAAFRWFQ; translated from the coding sequence ATGTCGAGCCTCGGCAGTAGCCCCCAGGACAgcggtggcagcagcagcagcaacagcaatgGCAGCGGGAGCAGCGGCCCCAAGGCAGGAGTGGCTGACAAGAGCGCGGCGGTGGCCACTGCCACCCCAGCCTCGGTGGCGGATGATGCACCACCCCCAGAACGTCGGAACAAGAGCGGCATCATCAGCGAACCCCTCAACAAGAGTCTGCGCCGCTCCCGCCCTCTCTCCCACTACTCTTCCTTTGGGGGCAGTGGTGGCAGCGGCGGTGGTGGCAGCATGATGGGCAGTGAGTCTGCTGAAAAGGCTGCTGCCGCTGCGGCTGCCGCCTCCCTGTTGGCCAATGGGCATGACCTGGCGGCAGCCATGGCTGTGGACAAAAGCAACCCTACCTCAAAGCACAAAAGTGGTGCTGTGGCCAGCCTGCTGAGCAAGGCAGAGCGGGCCACGGAGCTGGCAGCCGAGGGACAGCTGACGCTGCAGCAATTCGCGCAGTCCACGGAGATGCTGAAGCGCGTGGTGCAGGAGCACCTTCCGCTGATGAGCGAGGCGGGTGCCGGCCTGCCCGATATGGAGGCCGTGGCGGGTGCCGAAGCCCTCAATGGCCAGTCCGACTTCCCCTACCTGGGCGCCTTCCCCATCAACCCGGGCCTCTTCATCATGACCCCGGCGGGCGTGTTCCTGGCCGAGAGTGCGCTGCACATGGCCGGCCTTGCCGAGTACCCCATGCAGGGAGAGCTGGCCTCGGCCATCAGCTCGGGCAAGAAGAAGCGGAAACGCTGCGGCATGTGCGCGCCCTGCCGACGGCGCATCAACTGCGAGCAGTGCAGCAGTTGTAGGAACCGAAAGACTGGCCATCAGATTTGCAAATTCAGAAAATGTGAGGAACTCAAAAAGAAGCCTTCCGCTGCTCTGGAG
- the CXXC5 gene encoding CXXC-type zinc finger protein 5 isoform X2 has protein sequence MSSLGSSPQDSGGSSSSNSNGSGSSGPKAGVADKSAAVATATPASVADDAPPPERRNKSGIISEPLNKSLRRSRPLSHYSSFGGSGGSGGGGSMMGSESAEKAAAAAAAASLLANGHDLAAAMAVDKSNPTSKHKSGAVASLLSKAERATELAAEGQLTLQQFAQSTEMLKRVVQEHLPLMSEAGAGLPDMEAVAGAEALNGQSDFPYLGAFPINPGLFIMTPAGVFLAESALHMAGLAEYPMQGELASAISSGKKKRKRCGMCAPCRRRINCEQCSSCRNRKTGHQICKFRKCEELKKKPSAALEVTAP, from the coding sequence ATGTCGAGCCTCGGCAGTAGCCCCCAGGACAgcggtggcagcagcagcagcaacagcaatgGCAGCGGGAGCAGCGGCCCCAAGGCAGGAGTGGCTGACAAGAGCGCGGCGGTGGCCACTGCCACCCCAGCCTCGGTGGCGGATGATGCACCACCCCCAGAACGTCGGAACAAGAGCGGCATCATCAGCGAACCCCTCAACAAGAGTCTGCGCCGCTCCCGCCCTCTCTCCCACTACTCTTCCTTTGGGGGCAGTGGTGGCAGCGGCGGTGGTGGCAGCATGATGGGCAGTGAGTCTGCTGAAAAGGCTGCTGCCGCTGCGGCTGCCGCCTCCCTGTTGGCCAATGGGCATGACCTGGCGGCAGCCATGGCTGTGGACAAAAGCAACCCTACCTCAAAGCACAAAAGTGGTGCTGTGGCCAGCCTGCTGAGCAAGGCAGAGCGGGCCACGGAGCTGGCAGCCGAGGGACAGCTGACGCTGCAGCAATTCGCGCAGTCCACGGAGATGCTGAAGCGCGTGGTGCAGGAGCACCTTCCGCTGATGAGCGAGGCGGGTGCCGGCCTGCCCGATATGGAGGCCGTGGCGGGTGCCGAAGCCCTCAATGGCCAGTCCGACTTCCCCTACCTGGGCGCCTTCCCCATCAACCCGGGCCTCTTCATCATGACCCCGGCGGGCGTGTTCCTGGCCGAGAGTGCGCTGCACATGGCCGGCCTTGCCGAGTACCCCATGCAGGGAGAGCTGGCCTCGGCCATCAGCTCGGGCAAGAAGAAGCGGAAACGCTGCGGCATGTGCGCGCCCTGCCGACGGCGCATCAACTGCGAGCAGTGCAGCAGTTGTAGGAACCGAAAGACTGGCCATCAGATTTGCAAATTCAGAAAATGTGAGGAACTCAAAAAGAAGCCTTCCGCTGCTCTGGAGGTAACGGCGCCT